A stretch of the Halomonas sp. BDJS001 genome encodes the following:
- a CDS encoding 2-hydroxyacid dehydrogenase codes for MALLYKSDPARGARWKELFAQHAPDIEFRQWPDIGDPNEVRYLLAWMPPKNIMACLPSLEVLFATSAGVDQFDFDALPSDLPVVRMLDPSIEHGMIEYAAFATLWLHRRMGDYVRQQREGKWQAHMLVPTAKRRIGILGLGRLGRAIATHLAGYGFDVSGWSRSPRELADVHCHIGQEALDGFLASSDIVICVLPLTDATRGILNADLFARMPEGAALINIGRGEHLVEHDLTQALDDGRLSAAVLDVLSEEPPADDHPFWQDERILLTPHVAAMTQPDSAFPVLLDNLRRYQRGESMIGRVDFQRGY; via the coding sequence ATGGCACTGCTGTATAAGTCTGACCCGGCGCGTGGCGCCCGGTGGAAAGAACTTTTTGCCCAACACGCGCCTGATATTGAGTTTCGTCAATGGCCCGATATTGGTGACCCTAATGAGGTTCGCTATTTGTTGGCTTGGATGCCCCCAAAAAACATAATGGCGTGCCTGCCCTCCCTTGAAGTGCTGTTTGCCACGTCTGCAGGAGTCGATCAGTTTGATTTTGACGCATTGCCTTCAGATCTGCCGGTCGTGCGGATGCTCGACCCCTCTATTGAGCACGGAATGATTGAGTATGCCGCCTTCGCCACGCTATGGTTGCACCGTCGTATGGGTGACTATGTACGCCAGCAGCGGGAGGGAAAATGGCAGGCGCATATGCTTGTGCCCACCGCAAAACGTCGCATCGGTATACTCGGTTTAGGCCGGTTGGGTCGCGCTATTGCGACTCATCTGGCGGGGTACGGTTTTGACGTGAGCGGTTGGTCGCGCTCGCCACGAGAGTTGGCTGATGTTCACTGTCACATTGGCCAGGAAGCACTGGATGGGTTTCTGGCCTCAAGCGATATTGTGATCTGCGTGCTGCCATTGACCGACGCCACCCGAGGAATTCTCAACGCAGACCTATTTGCGCGTATGCCCGAAGGCGCGGCCTTGATCAACATTGGCCGCGGTGAGCACTTGGTTGAACACGACCTGACGCAAGCCCTTGACGACGGACGTTTGAGTGCGGCGGTATTGGATGTGTTGAGCGAAGAGCCGCCCGCCGATGATCATCCCTTTTGGCAAGACGAGCGTATTTTGCTAACGCCCCATGTAGCTGCGATGACACAACCCGATAGCGCTTTTCCTGTACTGCTGGACAACCTACGTCGCTATCAACGTGGAGAATCAATGATTGGTCGTGTTGACTTCCAGCGTGGCTACTAG
- a CDS encoding alpha/beta fold hydrolase, translated as MKANTDLVKIGNHCVHVEIYQQPQNTESIIMVNGALATTASFTNCVKYLSDGLNVILFDLPFAGQSKAHNPVGGIITKEDEVNILLALIERYQPTSLLSVSWGGYAAMMALAQSPTSIRRAVLASFSTQLNESMLRYINGARHYIKTGEVKTAANLLNEEVGKYLPRLLKHINYRHLSRLDDQELQQVCFHIEQILSMNDTDYEQLLGNIEIPTLFVNGKLDEYTTPEDILIADDYMPKCKFEVVPNAGHFLDLEHADARQRMEKILRGFLIPSELERQVA; from the coding sequence ATGAAAGCCAATACCGACCTCGTTAAGATAGGCAACCATTGCGTGCATGTAGAAATCTATCAACAGCCACAAAATACTGAAAGTATTATTATGGTCAACGGCGCGCTAGCCACCACCGCCTCCTTTACCAATTGTGTCAAATACTTGAGTGACGGATTAAACGTTATCCTGTTTGATTTGCCGTTTGCTGGCCAGTCGAAAGCGCATAACCCTGTGGGTGGCATCATTACCAAGGAGGATGAAGTCAATATCCTCCTCGCCCTGATTGAACGCTACCAACCCACTTCGTTACTTTCAGTCTCTTGGGGCGGCTATGCCGCCATGATGGCATTAGCGCAATCCCCCACATCGATTCGAAGAGCAGTGCTAGCTTCATTCTCCACTCAGCTTAACGAGAGTATGCTGCGTTATATCAATGGTGCACGCCATTATATTAAGACCGGCGAGGTCAAAACCGCAGCTAACCTGCTTAATGAAGAAGTGGGAAAATACTTACCCCGCTTATTAAAACATATCAATTATCGGCATCTCTCACGGTTAGATGATCAAGAGCTTCAGCAGGTCTGCTTTCATATCGAACAAATACTCTCCATGAACGACACCGACTATGAACAGCTACTGGGTAATATTGAGATACCGACACTGTTCGTGAATGGCAAATTGGATGAGTACACAACGCCGGAAGACATTCTGATTGCCGACGACTATATGCCGAAATGCAAGTTCGAAGTCGTACCCAACGCAGGACATTTTCTTGACCTTGAGCATGCTGACGCACGCCAGAGAATGGAGAAAATCCTGCGTGGTTTCTTGATTCCTAGTGAGCTTGAAAGACAGGTTGCCTAA
- a CDS encoding asparaginase, whose product MTKKHIVVLTTGGTIASRPSDSGRSQSGGLSGEQLLDQVALPQGVDVTLEVMSILQKPSNAVTLADLAELHCQGRRALSRADVDGLVITHGTDTLEETAYFLSLTLPADKPCVITGSQRAPHQLGTDAFKNICDAIVAAVSPQLSQLGCVVLFNESLFAARYARKVSSFQLHGFDAPGAGSLGYIDGQRLKLYHTATAIAPPIERWDTPLPRVDLLPAYLDASPTLLKACVESGAKGVVIDGLGRGHVPPGWMNEIRALVSAGVPVAVVSSCAQGPVNTSYEFSGSLADLMSAGVIALNDISARKARLALALLLSSTPREALGDAMERLMA is encoded by the coding sequence ATGACTAAAAAGCACATCGTGGTATTGACCACGGGCGGCACGATTGCCAGCAGGCCCAGTGATTCAGGCCGAAGCCAGTCAGGAGGGTTAAGCGGCGAGCAACTGTTGGATCAGGTAGCGCTGCCGCAGGGTGTCGATGTCACGTTAGAGGTGATGTCGATCCTGCAGAAACCCAGTAATGCCGTCACTCTCGCCGATCTTGCTGAACTCCATTGCCAGGGGCGGAGAGCATTGTCGCGAGCCGATGTGGACGGTCTGGTGATCACCCACGGTACCGATACCTTGGAAGAGACCGCTTACTTTTTATCGCTCACGCTGCCAGCGGATAAACCTTGTGTCATCACTGGCTCCCAGCGGGCACCTCACCAGTTAGGTACCGACGCCTTTAAAAATATCTGCGATGCCATCGTGGCGGCGGTCAGCCCCCAACTGAGTCAGCTTGGCTGTGTCGTGCTGTTCAACGAGTCGCTGTTTGCTGCGCGCTATGCCCGCAAGGTGAGCAGTTTCCAGTTGCATGGATTTGACGCCCCCGGCGCTGGTTCGCTGGGGTATATCGACGGGCAACGGCTCAAGCTTTATCACACGGCAACGGCGATAGCGCCCCCTATTGAAAGGTGGGATACCCCGCTGCCGCGTGTCGACCTACTGCCCGCTTATCTGGATGCTTCGCCCACGCTGTTGAAAGCCTGCGTAGAGAGTGGCGCGAAGGGGGTGGTGATCGATGGCTTAGGCCGGGGCCACGTGCCACCTGGCTGGATGAACGAAATACGAGCATTGGTTAGCGCAGGTGTCCCTGTCGCGGTCGTGAGTAGTTGCGCTCAAGGGCCGGTGAACACCAGTTATGAGTTTAGCGGCAGCCTGGCCGATTTAATGTCGGCTGGAGTGATCGCGCTCAACGATATCAGTGCACGTAAGGCAAGGCTTGCACTTGCCTTGCTGCTGAGTAGTACCCCACGCGAAGCGCTGGGGGATGCGATGGAACGCTTGATGGCGTGA
- a CDS encoding LysR family transcriptional regulator has translation MTTASEFDLNALPIFIALVEAGSFTKAAERLGCTKTRVSLQIRQLETRLGVTLFLRTTRRVQLTQAGEALYHQCHPLLTDLQGALARAVSDTQQLHGELRITAPEDYATGVLSEAVVAFSRLHPALHIELRSGDQISDMVQEGIDLAFRLGWLKDSTLRARRLGAFQQQVVAAPDYLKRHGTPAHPKSLEEHAWIAFTPLRAPLTWTFQRRDERCEVQMSAGLAANSTVSLVALMAAGGGLSVLPDITAAPEIAAGRLVRVLDEWALPEGGVYAVYPPGRHVTAKARAFMTFVDAWLQRES, from the coding sequence ATGACCACCGCCAGCGAGTTCGATTTAAATGCTTTACCGATCTTTATCGCCCTGGTGGAAGCCGGTAGCTTTACCAAGGCGGCAGAGCGGCTAGGCTGTACGAAAACACGGGTAAGCCTGCAAATTCGCCAGTTGGAGACGCGCCTGGGCGTAACGCTATTCCTGCGTACCACGCGACGTGTTCAGCTTACCCAGGCCGGAGAGGCGCTTTACCATCAATGCCACCCGCTATTAACCGATTTGCAGGGAGCGCTTGCCCGTGCCGTTAGCGATACCCAACAGCTGCATGGTGAGCTGCGTATCACTGCTCCTGAAGATTATGCCACCGGTGTGTTGAGCGAAGCGGTGGTGGCGTTTAGCCGTTTGCACCCGGCGCTGCATATAGAGCTACGTAGCGGCGACCAGATAAGCGATATGGTGCAGGAGGGTATCGATTTAGCGTTTCGTTTAGGCTGGTTAAAAGACTCCACGCTGCGTGCTCGTCGGCTAGGCGCTTTTCAGCAGCAGGTGGTGGCTGCGCCTGATTACCTGAAACGCCACGGTACGCCTGCGCATCCCAAGTCGTTGGAAGAGCATGCGTGGATCGCTTTTACACCGTTAAGAGCGCCATTAACCTGGACTTTTCAGCGACGGGATGAGCGGTGTGAGGTGCAAATGAGCGCGGGGTTGGCGGCTAACTCAACGGTGAGTTTAGTCGCGCTGATGGCTGCGGGCGGAGGTCTCTCCGTATTGCCGGATATTACCGCAGCACCTGAGATAGCCGCCGGGCGTCTAGTGCGCGTGCTTGACGAGTGGGCACTGCCTGAAGGCGGCGTTTATGCGGTATATCCGCCAGGGCGGCACGTAACCGCCAAAGCACGCGCATTTATGACCTTTGTTGACGCCTGGTTACAAAGAGAGTCCTAA
- a CDS encoding TRAP transporter substrate-binding protein has protein sequence MKLTLTKATLSAAIAVASLSAAQLHAADYTFSFAHVLIEETPNGQAALRFKEEVEEKSDGRIEINVLPAAQVGGDVEIIEQIQMGLVDIGIPPTATLGNFEPRMQILDLPFLIADYDTMVETLDGDVGREILDTLNGHNMYGVNFWGAGFRHITNNDRPIETPEDMDSIRMRTMQAPIIISTYENLGANATAMAFTEVYNGLQQGVVSGQENPLANIYTMRFHEVQDYLSLTNHAYHAYAAVMNQDSWDSLPEDLQAVMLEAFDNGRDTSRALTLQDEETIMEEIKDEIAINELTPEQRDAFIEASMPVHEEYEDIVTTELLHKVYDAVGIEY, from the coding sequence ATGAAACTAACGCTGACAAAAGCCACCCTTTCTGCGGCTATTGCTGTCGCTTCTCTAAGTGCGGCTCAACTCCATGCGGCCGACTATACCTTCAGCTTCGCCCACGTGTTGATTGAAGAAACGCCGAACGGCCAGGCGGCGCTGCGTTTTAAAGAGGAGGTAGAGGAGAAGTCCGACGGTCGTATCGAAATTAACGTACTGCCGGCCGCTCAGGTGGGTGGCGATGTTGAAATCATTGAGCAGATTCAGATGGGGCTGGTTGATATCGGTATCCCACCAACGGCTACCCTGGGCAACTTTGAGCCGCGCATGCAGATTTTGGATCTGCCGTTTTTGATCGCCGATTACGACACCATGGTGGAAACCCTGGATGGTGATGTGGGCCGCGAAATTCTCGATACCCTGAATGGCCATAACATGTACGGCGTCAACTTCTGGGGAGCGGGTTTCCGCCATATCACCAACAATGATCGCCCGATCGAAACCCCCGAGGATATGGACAGTATCCGCATGCGCACCATGCAGGCGCCGATCATCATCTCCACCTATGAAAACCTGGGCGCTAACGCCACCGCAATGGCCTTCACCGAGGTTTACAACGGCCTGCAGCAGGGCGTGGTGTCGGGGCAGGAAAACCCACTGGCCAACATCTATACCATGCGTTTCCATGAGGTGCAGGATTATCTCTCGCTGACCAATCACGCCTACCACGCCTATGCGGCGGTAATGAACCAGGACTCCTGGGACTCGCTGCCGGAAGATCTGCAAGCGGTCATGCTGGAAGCCTTCGATAATGGCCGAGACACGTCCCGTGCGCTAACGCTGCAGGACGAAGAGACCATCATGGAAGAGATCAAAGACGAAATTGCGATCAATGAGCTCACCCCAGAGCAGCGCGACGCCTTTATTGAAGCCAGCATGCCGGTGCACGAAGAGTATGAAGATATCGTCACCACCGAGTTGCTGCATAAGGTATATGACGCTGTGGGTATCGAGTATTGA
- a CDS encoding GNAT family N-acetyltransferase codes for MTDSPSAAASAGVFARFEREELTWRAMTVNDLEAAYSLSLKLGWPHRVDDWRQMFDVGEGVVLESVDGELVGTGLCFKQGAIATLGLVVISDEWQGLGLGREMMVRLMALAGARTLLLVATTAGQPLYQKLGFNPCNRICQYQGVVTLAPPVPLLPGLRAMQASDQAALIALSPDSPAHAVAVQSANRGVVIEKAGVIEGFALKRTYGRGEHIGPILARSAEQAQALVLALLTEAEGDFIRIDLVDPGEDSWLTALGLTCVDQITRMRYGEAVEEGALTRFGLLTQALG; via the coding sequence ATGACTGACTCCCCTTCGGCGGCTGCTTCAGCTGGCGTTTTCGCCCGCTTTGAACGTGAGGAGTTAACGTGGCGAGCAATGACCGTTAACGATCTTGAGGCGGCGTATAGCCTATCCCTTAAACTCGGCTGGCCCCACCGCGTCGATGATTGGCGCCAGATGTTTGATGTGGGAGAGGGCGTCGTTCTGGAAAGCGTCGACGGTGAGCTGGTGGGCACTGGGCTCTGCTTCAAACAAGGGGCTATAGCCACCCTGGGCTTGGTGGTAATTAGCGACGAGTGGCAGGGCCTCGGGCTGGGGCGGGAGATGATGGTGCGGCTGATGGCGCTGGCAGGCGCCCGGACGCTGCTATTAGTGGCCACGACCGCGGGCCAGCCCCTGTACCAAAAGCTGGGCTTCAATCCGTGCAATCGTATCTGCCAATACCAAGGGGTGGTCACCCTTGCACCGCCTGTACCGCTGCTGCCGGGTTTACGTGCGATGCAGGCAAGCGATCAGGCGGCACTGATCGCGCTCTCACCCGACAGCCCAGCTCATGCGGTGGCCGTTCAATCGGCTAATAGAGGGGTGGTGATTGAAAAGGCAGGCGTGATTGAAGGATTTGCGCTAAAGCGTACCTATGGACGCGGCGAGCATATTGGCCCCATTCTGGCGCGCAGTGCCGAACAGGCGCAGGCGCTGGTGTTGGCGCTGCTGACGGAAGCTGAGGGTGATTTTATACGCATTGATTTAGTCGATCCCGGCGAGGATAGCTGGCTGACAGCTTTAGGGCTCACCTGCGTCGATCAAATCACCCGCATGCGCTATGGAGAGGCCGTCGAGGAGGGGGCGTTAACGCGCTTTGGCTTGCTTACCCAGGCGTTGGGCTAA
- a CDS encoding FadR/GntR family transcriptional regulator, translated as MDRSSVALQLLERIKSALIRGDLKPGDYLPSETELTHTLGIGKSSVREAIKMLQAIGIVEVKRGQGTMIRREPGTPLVDPMAFGMILARGMTRDVLEFRRMFEPAYTLQAMSGATADDHQRIQQSIDAMEEAIRAGAQTSKHDIAFHRAILHSTHNPMTIRVGETLLQLIEAALETSMRSLPETALKDHKAIYAAFKAGDTAGLHAAIAVSSESWETNLTYESDSELSAAPR; from the coding sequence ATGGATCGCAGTTCAGTTGCGTTGCAACTGCTAGAGCGTATTAAAAGCGCTCTTATACGAGGCGACCTCAAGCCAGGGGATTACCTGCCCTCGGAAACGGAGCTCACTCACACCCTGGGCATTGGTAAATCCAGCGTGCGTGAAGCCATCAAGATGCTGCAAGCGATAGGGATCGTTGAGGTCAAACGGGGTCAAGGCACCATGATCCGCCGCGAACCAGGCACGCCGCTCGTCGACCCGATGGCGTTCGGGATGATCCTGGCGCGTGGCATGACGCGGGATGTACTGGAGTTTCGCCGCATGTTTGAACCGGCTTACACGCTTCAAGCAATGAGCGGGGCAACGGCAGATGATCATCAACGTATTCAGCAGAGTATCGACGCCATGGAAGAAGCCATCCGAGCGGGTGCTCAAACCTCCAAGCACGATATTGCCTTCCATCGGGCCATTCTGCACAGCACCCATAACCCCATGACCATCCGCGTCGGGGAAACCTTGCTGCAACTGATCGAAGCCGCACTGGAAACCTCCATGCGCTCACTACCGGAAACCGCCTTGAAGGATCATAAAGCTATCTATGCGGCCTTCAAAGCAGGCGATACCGCCGGTCTTCATGCAGCGATAGCCGTTAGTAGCGAAAGCTGGGAAACCAACCTAACTTATGAAAGTGACAGCGAATTAAGTGCAGCACCCCGTTAG
- a CDS encoding NAD(P)-dependent oxidoreductase, with the protein MKIALIGASGFIGSALLTEALSRGHHVTALVTRPERVALQENLTTVKSDVLNTDLLREQLRGFEAVISAFSGHAQEDVYDYYLKGFHSILAATRHASVPRLLIVGGAATLEVAPGKLLLDAPGFPAEYRATAEGAQTALETLRGQTAQAWTFLSPAAEIFPGERTGSFRLGGDTLLTDREGNSRISVQDYAVAMIDELENPRHTNQRFCVAY; encoded by the coding sequence ATGAAAATAGCACTGATTGGCGCCAGCGGATTTATTGGCTCCGCCCTGTTAACCGAAGCGCTCTCCCGCGGCCATCACGTGACGGCGTTAGTGACTCGCCCTGAACGGGTGGCACTACAGGAAAATCTCACTACCGTTAAAAGCGATGTGTTAAATACTGATCTACTTAGGGAGCAGCTACGCGGTTTTGAAGCAGTGATCAGCGCCTTTAGCGGCCACGCTCAGGAGGACGTTTACGACTACTATCTCAAAGGCTTTCATTCGATTTTGGCTGCCACTCGACACGCATCTGTGCCTAGGCTACTGATAGTGGGTGGCGCGGCGACGCTCGAGGTAGCGCCGGGTAAGCTGTTGTTAGATGCACCGGGTTTTCCAGCAGAGTACCGGGCCACGGCGGAAGGGGCGCAAACGGCCCTTGAAACGCTGCGCGGGCAAACGGCTCAAGCGTGGACGTTTCTCTCCCCCGCCGCCGAGATTTTCCCCGGCGAGCGTACGGGTAGCTTCCGGCTTGGCGGCGATACGCTACTGACCGATAGAGAAGGCAACAGCCGTATTTCTGTGCAGGATTATGCTGTCGCCATGATCGATGAATTGGAGAATCCACGTCATACCAATCAACGCTTCTGCGTCGCGTACTGA